Within the Gigantopelta aegis isolate Gae_Host chromosome 8, Gae_host_genome, whole genome shotgun sequence genome, the region acgttgtcgacgattaacagtgcaaaaataatcgataaaattcatgaatcctgataatacagctcaaggctaatactacctatataatttcattacacaattaattctttaacacaacaaataccgtatgtacaaatcggaagtttctgtttttgttcagtatatatactgacgggcaaaagaaagtataccgatgatttcttaaatattttcttatatcAGACCGATAGTCAAAGTGCATAAAATAAATCGATAATATTGACATCGTCCGTGCAAACACCACTCCCTGTTTTGGCATTGCACGTGCAAAATGTGTATAAAAACGCAGAAGTATGAATGTGCAGAGTCCACTTGTTCAGAAAATCACCCAAGATATGCCACGTCTAACGGCAGAACAGAGGGAACGCGCCATTGGTATGGTGCACGACGATTTGCTTGCACCCAAACAACGATAGTGAGATTAATGAGACGATTTAGGCAGCCAGGAAGAACTGACCTACCACATAGCGTGTTACATCTACGCAATAGGTTCTTGACCGTGACGTCATCTTCATCTAATGCTTTGGGTCATGGCACTGTGGCACGGCGACTAAGAGCACATGGAATTCGTGCCTACAGACCATATAGAGGAACAGTTCTGACGCGTGATCATCGCGTCCGGAGGTTACGATGGGCCAGAACAGTACTTCGATGGCGACTTCAACAGTGGCAGAGGGTGTTGTTTTCAGATGAAAGCAGGTTCTCTCTCTACAGGTCCGACGGCAGAGTTCGAGTTTGCAGGCGTAGAGGAGAAAGAACGGCACGAGCCCGTGTTCAAGAATTTGAACCTTTTAGCGGAGgcagtgtgatggtgtggggcggTATTTGTGGTGACCAGAAGACGGAACTTGTCATCATCGATGGTAATCTAACCTCCGTTAGATATCGTGATGAAATCCTGCGTCCCGTGGTTCTTCCATTTCTTCAACAACAGCAACGTGGAACCATATTTCAACACGACAACACCAAGCCCCATACTGCTCGGATAGTACAGAACTTCATACAAGCTAACAAAATCGATGTTTTACCTTGGCCAGCTCGATCTCCAGACATGTCCCCGATTGAACACCTTTGGGATCAACTTGACACACGAATCCTacgacatccccccccccccccccggacaaCAGCTTTAAAAAAGATCTATCCTCCTCAATGTGAACATTGCAAGTCTACTCTGATAGTGCGCCATATTTTGGTCGGGTGCAATCACCTAAAGCttacttaaaaaatatatttggtaacaaacatatattagaatgtttttaattccatccagaattaactttaatttttttggaaacattttgattttatacacagttttaaaataatcttACCTTGATATTCGTATTGTATTGTGCTTTTACGTACAACTCTTTACACTTCTGTTTTACATACTTATACACATTTTATCATGTTCATatcgacctcggtggcgtcgtggttaggccatcggtctacaggctggtaggtactgggttcggatcccagtcgaggcatgggatttttaatccagataccgactcccaaccctaagtgagtgcttcgcaaggctcaatgggtaggtgtaaaccacttacaccgaccagtgatccataactggttaaaaaaaggccatggtttgtgctatcctgcctgtgggaagcgcaaataaaatatcccttgcttcataatcgtaaaagagtagcctatgtggcggcagcgggtttcctctaaaaacaaaacagtgtcagaatgatcatatgtttgacgtccaatagccgaagataaaaaaaatcaatgtgctctagtggcgtcgttaaataaaacataaccttttttttatcatgttcATATACCTACCTTTGACTGAtacccaaatagccgatgtgaaTGTTTGTGcttggtgtcgttaaccattcattcattcgttcatgtTCTTTCTAGCCATTATTGTCATGCATACCGatctctttttaaaatattcttttgtCTGCGGAAGTTATGTGTACTTGTAGTTCTGTTGTTGTAATTCTCTTTACGAAGAATAAAGTCTCGACTCCGAAATAGTATTTTCttattaaatgttaatacaGAATCGTCCCAGAAACAACCGTTGCTCATAACCATAGAATATATTCTACCACGACTTTGAAAAATACTCGATTCTGATTGGCTACACACCTTAAATTAGAGCTGTTAAGTTTAAGATAACCACCTCTGATTTAATTAGGCCGCTTTACTCGCGTAAGAATATGAATAGGCGCTTGTCACCAAGGAATCCAAGATGACAGCTACGTTTGATATAGGAATGCTGGTGGATATTTTCGAttcagaaaaagaaataaatccTGAATGGTTCGATGACGACATGGAACCCAGCGACGGGGAACACAACGGAACaagcaaaaaacaaagaaagttaGTACACAGACTAACTAAACAATAACTAAATGTAGCTTGTACAGAACAGTAGCAGACGATAGAATTATAGGAGATAAACATCAGCTGACCGTGACAGAAAATAGTTTGTAactcttatttatttatttattcttgttCATGAATTTTCCTTTATAACCATTGATTAAATGTGTCCGAAGTTCTACAGTCGTATGTTCTAATTTAATTGTCAACAGCGCGTTAGCGTTTAACGACTGACCCAAACCCAACAAGAATGGCCGTATCTAGCCAATTAACTTTTTTCTACACGGATTAAAAATAGTTCCAACATTGAACACGATTTTAGCCATGGTAGAATGGAGATAAAAATCATCTGTCGTTAGATTGGAGGCAGTTTATCGTGCATTTGACACtgctaaatgttacatttaaaacctCAAGCTAACGCGTTCGGATTGAAATGCCATTTAGCGGTGTTAAATGCACGATAAATTACCTCCATTttgttgacgttcctgtaagggtgtagtgcgccaatcgatgacgtcacgaagtgTTACGCCCCACCTgatgttctagtgggacgtattactgatatttttaaccatttaGGTAATAACATGTTAATATTTGCTTATTTCATAGAACACActgagaaacaaaaacaaaattaaatagacacacaaacaaattCAGCCAAactaatgataaatatataccttatttattcatttcacaGCAAATGGTATTTCTCCGTTGTATTAGAATAAGCATCgacgaaaaacaaaaagaacaataaaTTCAGTAGTTAGGTACGTGTAcgtatatgtgtgcgtgcatgtgctTACTGGCAGTTATAATAAagaggtaaatatattttctatggTAAATTCGTctcaatattatataaataaatacataaatacaatagaAGACATATTAACAAGGTGTGtgtcttttaattattataataccaTGTGTTTCAGATTGGTCAAAAATACTTGACAGGTAAACAATATCACAGATtgctatttgtgtgtgtgtgtgtgtgtgtgtgtgcgtgtgtaaaaaatgtgttttgattCGCTGACAACCGTATATAGCTGTTGACATTAGGCCTTATGCAGATGTGAAAAATCGTCGCTATCCAAAATCTggcattttgtttaattcggtcaaaagccagcctgcccccttcacaaatggaagcccgtacgtCTATAGTTACAGTTTGTGTTGTTAATAATGACCAAACAGTTAGTTGTTAAGACGTAGCCTATATGATTTGTAGTCCAATATATCGAGACTGTAAGAAGCGGAATACTACAAAGACagagttaattattattttgtatcacACTACGGCCTCTAATATACCCGTCGTGGGCAtcggttggaacgggaaaaccccaatcagagaatgcgTCCAATTTGATTCGATCCTTTGATCGACGAACCTTAGGTGACTGACCTAGATCCCACACATTGGTTGCGAAAGTATATTGTGTTGCGCCAAGCGCGGGTCTGGGGGCaacttcacaaaacatcgtaagtaataagaattgtggtttagtcgtagatttacgtttacgtgccaaactaggcttacgatgttgaGTGAAATTGGGCCCATGCTTTTAATCGGAAgggggtgtggtgtgtgtgtgtgtgtgtgtgggggggggggggggggggggggtaacgtTGATTTAATGgacttaataatataattacttGACCAAAAACAAgggtgtgtgtggagggggggtgtcgggggggggggggggggtgtcggtCGGACGCGCCAGAATCCGCAATGGCTTGCTTTCAGATGTCTCAGCAAAATACTCGAAGCAGACGTTCAATATAAAGCTCACGATGGTGAGCAGTATGTCTAATACTGTGTactgacatgttttatttaacaacgcactcaacacatttcagttGTCGGTTATATGGAATCAGGTACGTATATATGATACACACTTGTATAAAATGGGTATACGACCACACTACAGAAGCAACAAGTCCATTGAGTTCAtgcttaaatacaaaatattcatCACAGCCTGTTTGTTTTCTAATGTACAGTTCAACGTCTGGCACCTCCTCATTGATTCAGGGCTGTTGACAGCGGAGGCATGCTGATTTTCTGTTGGTATTGTAGTGAGTTTAAGTTAGTGTCCATCCAGGCGGGGATTGGTTTCGGCTCATATCCATCCTTTTCAAACCGAGGTTTCGCGATCTGCGGATCCATTACAGAGGGCAGTTGATACAACTCGAGTCCACCCACCTCAAACTGAGGCCTTGGGATCTGTACACGCGGTGTAGGAGGCAGTGGATCCAAGTCGTTGGCTGGAGTGTTTGGACGTGTTACTGATTTTCGTCGACTGCAGtttgaaacagaaaaaaagaagaaaaataacagGTTTGGTAGGAGACATCTGGATGCGTACAGATATTGCGTATTTACTGGAGAAATATACGGGAATGTATCACAAAAACAACGCcactaaaaccacacaaaaCGCAGCATGCATAAAAACATCTAACGATGTTCTACATAGAAAAATGGCCAATGACTAAAGAAGGACCATGTTGGACACAAACCGATATTCTAAGAGTTTAGTTAGGAATTAAAGATATACCGCTGTTGTTATCCAACCAGTCGACTAACAAACCGATATTCTAAGAGTTTAGTTAGGAATTAAAGATATACCGCTGTTGTTATCCAACCAGTCGACTAACAAACAAATCAACCAAACGACCAACAAACTAAGTAACCAACCAAGCAACAAAAGAACCAACAGCaacaaagttagtttgttttgctatagcacattggtttattaatcactggctattggatgtcaaacatttggtaatgttgacatttcCTTATAGAAGACACCCGATttatctttccattagtagcaaagaatctttcGTAGACACCATTGTACAAGCATGACAGCACCTTtcatggcctttgatttactGATTGTGGAACGCTTTaacattgggctacgtcctgccctccagCCAGTCAACAATATTCACGTTCAGATATTATTCAAATAACTCGTCCATTCCAGTTTGATAGGACCTGATCTTATTACATGTTACATGCTCAGGGTCAACCCCCAGGCGCtcaaaacacatttactttttaaaatatattttccgagGCGAACATAACACGAAACCGTCATtgaaacttcgctcgccacaatCTACACCCCAGCATACGCCCCTGCACCCACGTCTGCTAACGTTTCCTATCTTAGTGGTCAGTGGTGATGAAGACTTGAAATCGTGGAGTAAACTCACCTGAGTCGACTGACGATGAGGAAGATGACTATAACACCAACTGAGAGGTAAGTAGTGAGTGATGAAGACTCGAAAACAAGGAGTAAAATCACCTGAATCGTCTGACGATGAGGAAGATGACTATAACACCAACTGAGAGGCGAGTAGTGAGTGATGAAGACTCTAAAACGTGGAATAAATTCACCTGAATCGTCTGACGATGAGGAAGATGACTATAACACCAACTGAGAGGTGCGAAGTGAGTGATGAAGACTAGAAAACGTGGAGTAAACTCACGTGAATCGTCTGACGATGAGGAAGATGACTATAACACCAACTGAGAGGTGCGAAGTGAGTGATGAAGACTAGAAAACGTGGAGTAAACTCACGTGAATCGTCTGACGATGAGGAAGATTACTATAACACCAACTGCCACCACAGCAGTCACAGGACCTGCTATTGCAAGAGCATCTATTGCTGAAGagcagaaaacaaatatttcataatatttcaACCTGACTGAAATTTAGTTTTACGACTAGTTAACAAAATGTATTCAATTGTTTTCAGCTTCACTTGaactttgtttttactgttgttaatgttttatttttgtttgtttgataagatgggttcttttttttgggggggtgggggggggggggggatgtttgtttttttgtgtattttggtCTACCCTCCCCAGCCAATTAGTTTGTGACCTGAAGTGAATAGCATACAACAGAGAAAGCgattatgtatttattagttTGATGTATGCATACTGACTCGGTGCGATGTGTTCTCATTACATATTCGAGTGGTTTaatacatacagatataaacTGTAGTGAATGATATCAAAAACAAGTACCACGTGCATTTCAACTTAATGTACTTACTTGTTAATGCAGGTTCTGGAAGTCGttgaactaaaacaaaaaacccaaacacatcTAGTTAGAGATTAAATGAAGCATTAAGTGGACTTTAGTAGCATCTAAATTTTCAAAACATACACTATATGTGGATTTGAATTTCAAACATCAATGTTTTGTAGACAACACTAAACAAACAACAGTTGTATTGGTGGTGGGGAGGAAAGGTATATGTGTGTAATGTTAATGGTTATTTGATGTCCAACACTCGATTTAAACTTACAAAGAAAATCCACTGCTGCCATTTATGATATTCCTACACACTTCCAgcaatgtatttatattgtatggactttcccacagacaggatagcacacaatGGCGTAccaactaaagtttgttttttatttaacgatgcctctagagcacattgagtttttatcttatcatcagctattggatttcaaacatatggtcattctgacactgatttcgttttagaggaaacccgctgttgccacataggctactcttttacgacaggcaacaagggatcttttatttgcgcttcccagaggcaggataacacaaaccatggcctttgttgaaccagttattgatcactggtcggtgcaagtggtttacacctagccattgagccttacggagcactcactcagggtttggagtcggtatctggattaaaaatcccatgcctcgactgggaaccgaacccagtacctaccaacctgtagaccgatggcctaaccacgacgctaccgaggccggtgcgtACCATCTAAGACCAATAACACATCCTTTTCCCCTAACAGCCCCCTTTATTTGACTATCACCCaataacacgtgtaaacgcaggATCCCCCATATAAAATCTTAGCTACAcccatgatagcacataccaaagacTTTACTATTCGTGGCATGTAGAATAGTTATATGTGGTTCCAGCTATTGATGCAGAATAGCCATGTTATTTGTCAACATTTTATATTCAAACTGATTTGAAAAATGTTGTTTAGTTCACGTAATTTCTAATGGTTGTCTGTGACATATTTCTTATTAACAATGATTTGGAAACaatgtttagtattttattgtattgtattgtgttgtataaATTATCATCATTGTCTGTGAacagtttatattaataatgatttgAAGAACAGTTCAGTtcaactaaatatataatagaCATAGATTGTTGTCCTTATGACCAGGGTCATGTGAATGCTTAGTCAATGTATTATTTAGACTTTGTTATGTACTTACGAACTTCTTAATGCAGTAATAGTTTAACTAgtgttgttataaatattaaaacatatttcaataagatataataataataataataataatgataataataatattattattatttttattattattattattattaattttactattaatattataccaataacaaatagtaataataatgtattttattattatcatcatcatcatcatcatcatcaatataatgaTAATCGCCATCATTATTATCACGTTCGTAATTGTAAacattattatcaatattatatcAGTGAATGCAAACCTGTGCAGTCTGAAGCCCGTCTAGAACCCAAGCTGTCCGTTGTCCATCCGACTGGACACTGCTCACACATGGTCTGTCCGGTCTTGTCTTGGTACGCGCCATTTCCACACAGCATGCACGAGCCGTGCGACAGGAACGAACCCTGACCACACGGCACTGGaaatacacacaaataaacatgcAGACGAACCACACTTaagacaataataaaacaaaagtaatacAGACTAGACCTAAAGGTTTTTAATGTGTCTCTACCCACATAACTAAGATGGGTCATTATAAAACAACCATGAACCATGTGagaatgaatatttaaccaAATTAATGCTGGCCAAAGTATGTAATGTATACTTTCTTTATCACAACTagataaacatgtatatactaaCACGGTCGAAAGGAACCATTCCCTaatataaaaaagtttgtttttgtttagcgacaacactagagcacattgatttataaagcatcggctattggatgtctaacgtttggtaattttgaaatctagttttagagaggaaacccgctacgttttccccattagtagaaagggatcgtttatgtgcaccatccaacagacaggatagcatataccaaaacctttgatataccagtcgtggtgcactggctggaagaagaaatagttcaatggggatcaatcccaaaccggcAGCGCATCAAGCAcgcactttgccactgggctacatcccgcccctccaaCTGACAGAAATGAAGATACAAACTGTAACCCAAAATACCACATAGATTAATGTCAGACAGGAACAATACAAATCAAATCACCCTCGACAGACATCAGCTCACAGAAATGAAGATACAAACTGTAACCCAAAATACCACATAGATTAATGTCAGACAGGAACAATACAAATCAAATCACCCTCGACAGACATCAGCTCACAGAAACGAAGATAAAAACTGTAACCCAAAATACCACATAGATTAATGTCAGACAGGAACAATACAAATCAAATCACCCTCGACAGACATCAGCTCACAGAAACGAAGATACAAACTGTAACCCAAAATACCACATAGATTAATGTCAGACAGGAACAATACAAATCAAATCACCCTCGACAGACATCAGCTCACAGAAACGAAGATACAAACTGTAACCCAAAATACCACATAGATTAATGTCAGACAGGAACAATACAAATCAAATCACCCTCGACAGACATCAGCTCACAGAAACGAAGATACAAACTGTAACCCAAAACACCACATAGCTTAATGTCAGACAGGAACAATACAAATCAAATCACCCTCGACAGACATCAGCTCACAGAAACGAAGATACAAACTGTAACCCAAAACACCACATAGCTTAATGTCAGACAGGAACAATACAAATCAAATCACCCTCGACAGACATCAGCTCACAGAAACGAAGATACAAACTGTAACCCAAAACACCACATAGCTTAATGTCAGACAGGAACAATACAAATCAAATCACCCTCGACAGACAGCAGTAGACATTTGTATGCTGAAACAATCCATACTTCTACATATAAGTTAGGCAGATAATATGACTTGACTTTAGtagttagtgtttttaaaccaTTTGCTACAACCAAATCTAAATgatcaaaaaaaaaccccacaaaaaaaccccaacacagaAAACCCCAACTAAAATTACAACACACAACATATTATCTTATTCACAAAGCgtatttttgcaaaataaaaacaggaGTCAAAGTGATATTTTAACAAGTGTCACTTTAACTGCTGTCATGGAGGGCTATCGCGTGATTTGACTATAGGTGGACGACTACTGCCCACattaatacatccttcctgaaCTGCATGCAGGAGGACTGATTCCTCTATAGTGTTTATTCACTCCAGGCGGAGGACTGATTCCTCTATAGTGTTTATTCACTCCAGGCGGAGGACTGATTCCTCTATAGTGTTTATTCACTCCAGGCGGAGGACTGATTCCTCTATAGTGTTTATTCACTCCAGGTGGAGGGAGTTTCCGCAAACTAAACGATTGGGATCAGAGCTCCCCGACAAGTACTTTTAGTTTTCAGCAGTGGTAATTGGCTACTACATACACGCTGTCTGCACTGACTCACCACAGAAGTAGCTGTAGCTGGCCATTCCTTGTGGACAGGTGACGTCTCCATACACATCTGTCTGGTTGACGTCAACGTAGTACACGACTCCGCTGATGTTGACGGTGAAACTCCCCACTTGAGCGTTGTCTTGAAGAGCACGCATGGCGGACTCTAGTAAAGCAGCAGTCTCTGGAATCACAACTGAAGGAGAAGGAATACTGATTATTCGTTCGTCATGATGCACTGCTACTACCAAGGAGGAAAGAaggtttttatttatgttttaagttTAGATCTTTCAAAAATGGCTGCATTTTTAAGAGGTACTATTTCAGTGAGCGTGCAGTCATAACACAGTTGTATATAAACATACGAAGGAATCTTCTCCGGAGTGTTCCAGTCAGAAGAGGAGATGGGGTCTCCTGCACAGTGGTATTGGAGTCTTGTAGTGAAATTTGATCATATGCAGCTATAAATATGTGTGACACAATGAGTTATTCACTTGTCATTTGTGTTAGTTTTACAGTGATTGAATCTGTGCCACCAATGTACTTACAATTGTGTTAGAGTGAAGCCCATGTTGTCACTGAACTACACAAGAACTTACCTTTGTTCGTCAGCGTTACATTGAAGCCCATGCTGTCATTGAACTACACAAGAATTTACCATTGTTCGTCAGCGTTACAGTGAAGCCCATGTTGTCACTGAACTACAGCGAAGCCCATGTTGTCACTGAACTACACAAGAACTTACCATTGTTCCTCAGCGTTACAGTGAAGCCCATGTTGTCATTGAACTACACAAGAATTGACCAATGTTCTTCAGTGTTACAATGAAGCCCATGTTGTCACTGAACAACACAAGAATTGACCATTGTTCGTCAGCGTTACAGTGAAGCCCATGTTGTCACTGAACTACACAAGAACTTACCATTGTTCCTCAGCGTTACAGTGAAGCCCATGTTGTCATTAAACTACATAAGAATTTACCATTGTTCCTCAGTGTTACAGTGAAGCCCATGTTGTCGTCAGACACGTCTCGTTTTTCTCGGGCCGATTCAGAACATCCGACACTGACGTCATCAATATCACAATTCCCGTCTCTTACACAGGTAACGTCTGACTGCAGCACACGCGTCACGAGATCTCGCACGATGGACGCGGAAGCCTCATTCTCGCCACAACGCAGGTCTCGATATTTGATGTTGTAAGTGGCAGATAACGTATTAGCCGTGTAGGTCTCTAAAATGAAATAGGGTATCATCAGGTTGCTTCCTATTCGAACCGCATACGTATGTTAGAAATTAGATACAATGCATATgaattaggaaaggaaaggaatgtctctttaatgtcACCTGAACacaactgaatgaatgtttaacgacaccccagcacgaaaaatacatcggctgttgggtgtcaatctatggtaaaggcaaaactaaagtgatgattaacatcaatataaaaattcaacagttaaataaaaagaattgtgcaaaaaaaatatacaaatatcacagagagatcaaattaaaatttagaataaaa harbors:
- the LOC121378682 gene encoding sushi, von Willebrand factor type A, EGF and pentraxin domain-containing protein 1-like; translated protein: MVSLCWNVLVRYCKLVRYFKHVSECDDFDNCASNPCYHGKCSDGLHSYECECYHGYEGNRCESNVDDCVDNVCENNGTCVDEVGGFSCTCPDLFTGELCEIAVVHGGWADWEDWSTCSVSCGEGVRTRKRSCTDPTPDNGGRECDGLDTQQQICNETVCPVCKELVAPADGSVSCENSTMFINCTVDCDDGFLPDIEPLSSYYCGEQTAYVWNFETEQNPHRRLPFCSKTYTANTLSATYNIKYRDLRCGENEASASIVRDLVTRVLQSDVTCVRDGNCDIDDVSVGCSESAREKRDVSDDNMGFTVTLRNNVVIPETAALLESAMRALQDNAQVGSFTVNISGVVYYVDVNQTDVYGDVTCPQGMASYSYFCVPCGQGSFLSHGSCMLCGNGAYQDKTGQTMCEQCPVGWTTDSLGSRRASDCTVQRLPEPALTTIDALAIAGPVTAVVAVGVIVIFLIVRRFTRRKSVTRPNTPANDLDPLPPTPRVQIPRPQFEVGGLELYQLPSVMDPQIAKPRFEKDGYEPKPIPAWMDTNLNSLQYQQKISMPPLSTALNQ